One part of the Oceanihabitans sp. IOP_32 genome encodes these proteins:
- the gldJ gene encoding gliding motility lipoprotein GldJ, with protein MKKILALRVMVVLMLFLTVMGCNKSSSSKNSSRATGWQINDRQGGFQYNTSFKEQETGPGLVFIEGGTFTKGKVQDDVMHDWNNTPSQQHVQSFYMDETEVTNVMYLEYLDWIKRVYPPSNDNFRAIYHGALPDTLVWRNRLGYNEILTENYLRHPGYAEYPVVGVSWIQAVEFANWRSDRVGEKALQDAGYLKKGSHLNDVSADATFSTHTYINAPTLTYGGNEEVINPEKGRGRNVQTDADGNPVNVYAKIESGIIPVKYRLPTETEWEYAALGLSELRDFNLQRGRKKYPWDGQYTRSEKRKTRGDQLANFKQGKGDYGGIAGWSDDGADITNAVKSYPPNDFGLYDMAGNVAEWVADVYRPIIDDEYNDFNYFRGNIYTKNAINDDGTVKVVTPDNIVYDTLSTGKLVARNLPGQILQVPVDENETYLRTNFDRSDARNFRDGDKRSSRYFESFNDDEFDTAEPSSNTGKMYNSPKHSVSRDSLGNIVREYDRNSNRTSLINDNVRVYKGGSWKDRVYWLDPAQRRYFPEDMATDYIGFRCAMSRVGTKSKNKKKVRG; from the coding sequence ATGAAAAAAATTTTAGCACTAAGGGTTATGGTAGTTTTAATGCTATTTTTAACCGTTATGGGTTGTAATAAATCTTCCAGCTCGAAGAACAGCTCTAGAGCCACAGGATGGCAGATTAACGACAGGCAAGGAGGTTTTCAATACAATACTAGTTTTAAAGAACAAGAAACTGGTCCAGGTTTGGTTTTTATCGAAGGTGGTACATTCACTAAAGGAAAAGTTCAGGATGATGTTATGCACGATTGGAATAATACGCCGTCGCAGCAGCATGTTCAATCTTTTTACATGGATGAGACCGAGGTTACCAATGTGATGTATCTGGAATATTTGGATTGGATTAAACGTGTTTATCCACCATCAAACGACAATTTTAGAGCGATTTATCACGGTGCCTTACCAGATACTTTAGTTTGGAGAAACCGTTTAGGTTATAATGAAATTTTAACCGAAAACTATTTGCGTCATCCAGGTTATGCTGAGTATCCTGTGGTTGGTGTAAGTTGGATTCAAGCTGTAGAGTTTGCTAATTGGAGATCCGATCGTGTTGGAGAAAAAGCCCTACAAGATGCAGGTTACCTAAAAAAAGGTTCGCATTTAAACGATGTGAGTGCCGATGCTACTTTTAGTACCCACACTTATATTAACGCGCCAACACTTACTTACGGTGGTAACGAAGAGGTTATAAATCCTGAGAAAGGAAGGGGTAGAAATGTGCAAACCGATGCCGATGGCAATCCTGTAAATGTTTATGCAAAAATAGAATCTGGAATAATACCAGTAAAATATAGACTTCCAACTGAAACGGAATGGGAATATGCAGCACTTGGATTGAGTGAGTTAAGAGATTTTAACTTGCAAAGAGGACGAAAAAAATACCCATGGGACGGGCAATACACACGTTCAGAAAAACGAAAAACTCGAGGTGACCAATTGGCCAATTTCAAGCAAGGTAAGGGAGATTATGGTGGAATTGCTGGATGGTCTGATGATGGTGCCGATATTACAAACGCTGTGAAATCTTATCCTCCAAACGATTTTGGATTATACGATATGGCAGGAAATGTTGCAGAATGGGTAGCCGATGTTTACAGACCGATTATAGACGACGAGTATAACGATTTTAATTACTTTCGTGGAAATATTTATACCAAAAACGCTATTAACGATGATGGCACGGTTAAAGTGGTGACACCAGATAATATTGTTTACGACACTTTGTCTACTGGAAAATTAGTTGCAAGAAATTTACCTGGGCAAATATTACAGGTGCCAGTAGATGAAAACGAAACCTACTTGAGAACGAATTTCGACAGAAGTGACGCTAGAAACTTTAGAGATGGCGATAAGCGCTCTTCGCGATATTTTGAAAGCTTTAATGACGACGAATTTGATACCGCTGAGCCAAGTTCTAATACCGGCAAAATGTATAACTCTCCAAAACATTCTGTTTCTAGAGATTCTCTGGGGAATATTGTAAGGGAGTATGATAGAAACAGTAATCGTACCTCTTTAATTAACGACAATGTTCGGGTGTATAAAGGAGGATCATGGAAAGATAGAGTTTATTGGTTAGACCCTGCGCAGCGACGTTATTTTCCAGAGGATATGGCAACCGATTACATAGGATTTAGATGTGCGATGTCTCGTGTAGGCACCAAAAGCAAAAACAAAAAAAAGGTAAGAGGATAA
- a CDS encoding carboxypeptidase-like regulatory domain-containing protein, translated as MKNYLTLFIFILTTSLCFAQDVAKATGIVVNSADNTPLESVNIVNLNQVIGTTTNSNGEFKISAKVNDTLHFSYLGFKSIKVRVTNDWLKFGNSKIELTELALALEEVVINQLKLTGFLEVDVLQVPEINSNFRYSISGLPSTGYEAGRQTAVTKILGSIFNPADFLYRMFGEKPNELRKLRKMKEDDEIRNILASRFDREMLTVLLQVDRVDLDEIVRQCNYSKEFIQTANDLQVLDAISECYEEYKLLSRNRN; from the coding sequence ATGAAAAACTATTTAACGCTATTTATTTTTATACTAACCACATCACTTTGTTTTGCTCAAGACGTAGCCAAAGCGACAGGTATCGTTGTTAATTCTGCCGATAATACACCCCTTGAAAGTGTAAATATTGTAAACCTTAATCAGGTTATTGGTACAACAACTAATAGCAATGGTGAGTTTAAAATATCTGCTAAGGTAAATGACACACTACATTTCTCCTATTTGGGTTTTAAATCTATTAAGGTCCGTGTTACGAACGACTGGTTGAAATTTGGTAATTCTAAGATTGAGCTTACAGAATTAGCATTAGCACTGGAAGAAGTCGTGATTAATCAGTTAAAACTAACAGGGTTTTTAGAGGTTGACGTGTTGCAAGTACCTGAGATAAACAGTAATTTTAGATATAGCATATCTGGCTTACCAAGCACTGGATATGAAGCTGGAAGGCAAACAGCCGTAACTAAAATATTAGGCTCTATTTTTAATCCAGCAGATTTTCTTTACCGCATGTTTGGAGAGAAACCCAATGAATTGCGTAAACTGAGAAAAATGAAAGAAGATGATGAGATTAGAAATATCTTGGCCTCTCGTTTTGACAGGGAAATGCTCACCGTTTTATTACAGGTTGATCGTGTAGATTTAGATGAAATTGTTAGACAGTGCAACTACTCCAAAGAATTTATTCAAACAGCCAACGACTTACAAGTACTTGATGCGATTAGTGAATGCTACGAAGAATATAAACTTTTAAGCCGGAACAGAAATTAG
- the porV gene encoding type IX secretion system outer membrane channel protein PorV, which translates to MKNKILLLLLFVILLKTNAQEAIVFDNQERRVITTGVPFVLIAPDARAASMGDMGVATSADAFSQQWNSAKYAFSSTKSGVAVSYTPYLNKLVNDVFLGNVTYFNRLDERSAFAASFKYFSLGDIEFVQDEFSQSLIQRPNELTIDASYALRLSDKFALSVAMRYLRSDLKLDTGSNDTAAASTFGVDVSGFYQSNIKTYNNFDGRWRAGFALQNMGPKFSYDEGGQDNFQPTLLRLGGGFDFIFNPKNKLAVTAEIGKLLVPTPPIYGFVDLNNNQIQDGNESTIIVKGKDPDVNFLSGMFQSFTDAPDGFSEELKEFTWALGAEYVYQDAFAFRGGYFNENEDKGARKFLALGAGFKYEAMTIDFSYLFSTSKVQSPLENTLRFSLTFNIGTGTYSNF; encoded by the coding sequence ATGAAGAATAAAATATTGCTATTATTATTATTTGTTATCCTACTAAAAACAAATGCTCAAGAAGCCATCGTTTTCGATAATCAAGAGCGAAGAGTCATCACCACAGGTGTGCCTTTTGTATTAATTGCACCCGATGCGAGAGCTGCCTCGATGGGCGATATGGGCGTTGCAACCTCGGCAGATGCGTTTTCCCAGCAATGGAATTCTGCAAAATATGCTTTCTCTAGCACGAAATCGGGAGTAGCCGTGAGTTACACTCCATATCTAAACAAATTGGTGAATGATGTATTTTTAGGCAATGTTACTTATTTTAATCGTTTGGACGAACGTAGCGCATTTGCGGCAAGCTTTAAGTACTTTTCCTTAGGTGATATAGAATTTGTGCAAGATGAATTTTCACAATCCCTAATTCAAAGACCAAATGAATTAACTATTGATGCCTCGTACGCCTTGCGTTTAAGCGATAAGTTTGCCCTATCTGTAGCGATGCGCTATTTACGCTCCGATCTAAAACTTGACACAGGCAGCAATGACACCGCGGCAGCAAGCACCTTTGGTGTAGATGTTTCAGGTTTTTATCAGAGCAACATAAAAACCTACAACAATTTTGATGGCCGCTGGAGAGCAGGTTTTGCTTTACAAAATATGGGACCTAAATTTTCTTATGACGAGGGTGGACAAGACAATTTTCAACCCACATTGCTGCGCTTAGGAGGCGGGTTCGACTTTATATTTAACCCCAAAAATAAATTGGCAGTAACAGCAGAAATTGGAAAATTATTAGTGCCCACACCGCCTATTTATGGCTTTGTAGATCTCAATAACAACCAAATCCAAGATGGTAACGAATCCACTATAATTGTTAAAGGCAAAGACCCCGATGTAAACTTTTTATCTGGTATGTTTCAGTCTTTTACAGATGCTCCTGATGGGTTTAGTGAAGAGCTTAAAGAATTTACTTGGGCCTTAGGTGCCGAGTATGTTTATCAAGACGCTTTCGCTTTTAGAGGGGGGTATTTTAACGAAAATGAAGATAAAGGTGCTCGAAAATTTTTAGCTCTAGGTGCTGGATTTAAGTACGAAGCTATGACTATAGATTTTTCTTACTTATTTTCCACTTCAAAAGTGCAAAGCCCCTTAGAAAACACCTTGCGCTTTTCGCTAACTTTTAATATCGGTACTGGCACTTACAGTAATTTCTAA
- a CDS encoding UDP-N-acetylmuramoyl-tripeptide--D-alanyl-D-alanine ligase, whose protein sequence is MKIQDLHRLFLSCHAVCTDTRTIKKDDIYFALKGENFNGNIYAENALSKGAKYVVIDEEKYKSSPSCIVVNNVLETLQELASYHRSYLNLPIVALTGSNGKTTTKELIHAVLLERYKTKATFGNLNNHIGVPLTLLSMDSKTEIGIVEMGANHLNEIAFLCALAQPDYGYITNFGKAHLEGFGGVDGVIKGKSEMYDYLMAHHKTIFVNGNDSIQTEKTSGSNRIIFGDKANTNIKVSFIDASPFVSCEYKDLVINSKLVGDYNFNNIAAAIAIGDYFKVEPTAIKKAIENYRPTNNRSQIITRGTTKIILDAYNANPTSMTAALLNFNKQTGRKMAILGDMFELGKAAKEEHQNILNLARDLNVDAVVSIGENFYQSEAKSKKIKQYQSFEEFKKGFDFSQLENLSLLIKGSRGMALERVLDLF, encoded by the coding sequence TTGAAAATTCAAGACCTACACCGTTTATTTTTGTCCTGCCATGCAGTATGTACAGATACCAGAACCATAAAAAAGGATGATATTTATTTTGCACTTAAAGGCGAAAATTTTAATGGCAATATTTACGCAGAAAACGCTTTGAGTAAAGGCGCTAAATATGTAGTTATTGATGAAGAAAAATACAAGAGTTCACCCAGTTGTATCGTTGTAAATAATGTTCTAGAAACGCTTCAAGAACTCGCCTCATATCACCGCAGCTATTTAAACCTTCCTATTGTAGCCTTGACAGGTAGCAATGGTAAAACAACAACTAAAGAGTTAATACATGCTGTGCTTTTAGAACGGTATAAAACTAAGGCCACTTTTGGTAACTTAAACAATCATATAGGGGTGCCTTTAACATTACTTTCTATGGACAGTAAGACAGAAATTGGTATTGTAGAGATGGGAGCCAACCACTTAAACGAAATTGCTTTTTTGTGTGCTCTTGCGCAACCAGACTATGGTTATATAACTAATTTTGGTAAAGCACATTTAGAAGGTTTTGGTGGCGTCGACGGCGTAATTAAGGGTAAAAGTGAAATGTATGATTATTTAATGGCTCATCATAAAACCATTTTTGTTAATGGCAATGATTCCATTCAAACGGAAAAAACATCAGGGTCAAATCGTATAATATTTGGAGATAAAGCTAATACAAACATTAAAGTTTCTTTTATTGATGCCAGTCCTTTTGTAAGCTGTGAATATAAAGATCTGGTTATTAACAGTAAGCTTGTAGGAGATTATAATTTTAATAATATTGCTGCAGCGATTGCTATCGGTGATTATTTTAAAGTTGAGCCAACCGCTATTAAAAAGGCAATCGAAAATTACAGACCTACAAATAATAGATCCCAAATTATTACCAGAGGTACGACCAAAATTATATTGGATGCTTATAATGCTAACCCTACTAGTATGACCGCTGCTTTGCTTAATTTTAATAAACAAACGGGGCGTAAAATGGCTATTCTAGGTGATATGTTCGAGCTCGGTAAAGCGGCTAAAGAAGAACATCAAAACATTCTGAATTTAGCACGTGATTTAAATGTTGATGCAGTGGTTTCTATAGGAGAAAACTTCTATCAATCTGAGGCTAAATCAAAAAAAATAAAACAATACCAGTCTTTCGAAGAATTTAAAAAAGGGTTCGATTTTTCACAGTTAGAAAACCTAAGTTTGTTAATTAAGGGGTCCCGAGGCATGGCTTTAGAGCGCGTTTTAGATCTATTCTAA